AACAGAAGCTCCAGAGAGCCAAGAGGAGAATATTTTTATTGGAGCAGAAGACCTGGGGGTGGCCTCTCTGTAAGGTGCAACAATGGAAAGAGGCAGTCCCCCGGTGCCAGGGCAGACAGGGTGGGAATACTCATTTTGGATGTTGGGCCAGGACATTGGTACCTGAAACCTCTTCATGTCCATGACTCGTTCCAATGAGACAGAGCAGTCTGTCCAGTATACAGTCCACTCTTcatcctcccccacttccttcaGGCCACACATTTGGGCTGCCCGGCGCACTGTAGAGACAAGGGAGATCAATGATGCCAGCCTGGGCACCAGCCATAAGCCTGGGAACTCTAGCTAGGCCGAAGAAGGaacagacctaaacagagaacAGATTGTAAAGGCATGTGGTTCTTACCTCAGCATCTTAATTACCAGGCTGCAATCTCAAGTTCATGAGGCTAGCAGAGAAAACAAGGGCCAGACACTCTGCTGCTCTGGGTCAGGACTGTGTGACCCTAGATCGGAGCACAATGGCATTTAAGATTCTGAGTGGCTCTTTGTACAGATGTCAGAGTGGACAGAGATGAAAACCTTGACCTAGCAGGGCTATTACTTTTGGTTGTTAAGCCCCCTGAGAGCCTCTCAGGGGAAAAACATGGTTTTGGTTCTTGTGGTGTTGCAGATTAAACCGAGGGTCTTTTGTATGGCAGGTAAGCCTTTTAGCATCGAGCTATATCCTCAATCTTTCAAAAGcagctgttttttgttgttttgtttaagatattattttgctaggcagtggtggtgcacacctttttttttttttttgagacagggtctctctgtgtagctttggagcctatcctggcacttgctctggagaccaggctggcctcgaactcacagagatctgcctgcctctgcctcccaagtgctgggattaaaggcgtgtgccaccaacacctggctggcttgtggtttttttttgtttgtttgtttgtttttgccagcTGACTGTGGAGATACCTCCCCTACCAGTGAGACTAAAAGCAATAACCACATCTCAGCTGTTAGGAGCTAAATCTGGGGACATCCAGGAACCTTAGTATACGTAGTAGGTAACCTAGGCAGGAGCCAGGAGCTGGGAGAATGGCTGTGGCTCTGTCCCAGGAATAAGAACAAATAAGAACAACGGTCCCTCTTGGACACATGGCTGTGAGTGATGAGACCAGTGCTTACCACTCTCATACTTGCAGTTGGTCAGATTGATGGCCAGAGGTCTGAAATGAAGGAAGAACAGAAATCAGGCAGAGTAGAGGGGAAGAACAGGCTCCAGGCTGCCAGGAGCTCAGGTGAAGAAATAGCTAACCAATTTATAATACAAATTCATTTTCTCTAGAAGCATCTTAAATACTAAACCAACATGCTAAAATTCCAAGATGGGCAGATCCAAATagctctgaattttttttctgttgcagaAAAGATTAATGCTGTTccagcctttcctttctttttggattttcgagagagggagtttctctgtataggcctggctgtcctggcatttgctctgtagaccaggctggcctgcaactcagagagcatcctgcctctgcctcttgagtgctgggctcAAAGGCATATGCCAAACAtgactggctttttttttgtgtgtgtgtgagcattggggattcaaactcaggcctttATGCTGTGTGCACCAAGCTCTCTTCCCcaattgagccatctcagcagcccatTGTTATATGGCTTTTGAATCAGGGTCCCAAACTGGCCTGGAAAACATAGTAATTCTTTCCTCTCAGCCTTCCTATTGCTGGGATTATTAATGTTCACCACAACCTggctctcttcccctctcccaaaGGCTAAAGTGAAAAGCTTAGATCCCATCATTCCCTTACCAAATGGTAGTGTGAGGCCAAGGGGTGACTCTCTGGAGCCAGACCTGCGAGGGATCTAGGGAAAAGTTACCTTCGTTTccgctttctctttctcctcccaccttccAAATCATCTGTGTCTGTTGCACTTATGGTTTTCTTTGGAATTTTCTTGGCTATAACAGATAAGGCAACCCCATTCTCAAACTCTTTATAGTCAGTCTTCCCAAGTGCCTGCTGGGAAGAGTTACGGGTGGTGGCTTCCTCTCTAACACATTCTTCCTCAGATTCTTCTTCCTCAACATAGTCTTCCTCAGATTCACTGGTCTTACAGGTACTAGGCTCCATCCTCTTAGATTCTAAGGGGAAAGGGATgggaataaaatatttatcagaCTTTTCAGGCCCAGGAAGTCCAGCAGGAATTCACCCAGAGACCCTTTATGGTGCTATAAGGAAATGTTGCCCTTTCAGACCAATCCTACTGTAGACTAGGTTGTTTCCCAAGTAGAGGGCTGTGGGGAGCATGGGATATTGGTAGGATGTAAAGTCCTTCTCTAAAAGACCCATCATCCAGGATTACCCTGGATCATACAACACATTGCAGTGCATGCAGAACAGAGCTGGTAGAAGCCACGGCCgcggctgttttgttttttgaatggaAAGAGAGGTGGCTGACAGAACTGGAGGACTCTTTGCTTTAAAATACAGCTGATGATCAAAGGTTCTCGAGAAAGCCCTTTCCCTGAGCCAGGATTCAGTTTCCCTATACGAGTACGTCGGGGTCGGGCTCTGATAGAGGAAAGGAAACCCACGGCAGACACTGCCCACCCGAGGTTTCGAGGAGAGCTCAGGGGCTGCTGGAGCTGCCCCTAGCAGCCCGGGGCTGGACTCAGCTGGTCGCTCATGGCCGCCCCTCGCCCGCTGAGGCTCTTCCTGGGCGTTGCTGGACGTCGGGGACCGTCTCTTCGTTCCACAGGACTGTCTGTCCCCGCCGTCGCGAGGGGGAGCCCGCTCCCCCTCGGGGTTAACTCCAAGCTCCGAGATCCTGGCGGCGGCGGCGCCTTCTTAAGCAAGCCGacggccgccgccgccgccgtcGCTATGGACACGAAGGCGGCCCCTATTGGAGTAGCGTTCTGGGGGCGTGGCCTGCTTGGGAACCACACCCACTTTCGCGCCAGCCGAAGCCATCTTGGCACGGAGCTGATTGCTTTTGCCGAGTGAGGCTGGAGGTCAGAGTGTACAgggggtgctgaagagatggctcagaggttaagagcactggctgctcctccagagatttcaagttcaagtccagcatccacatggtggctcacaaccatctctaatgagatctggtgccctcttctggcctgcagggagacatgcagacagaacactgtatacataacaaagaaatcttaaaaaaaaaaaaaagtgtacagaGGCTCAGCCAAGAGGAATTCTTCCGAGGCATTATGGGACTTTGTAGTCCTTCCGCATTGGCGCGGGTTCGCACCTTTCCCACCGAACCTTTCCTGGAATCCGGTGGCTATGGCAAAAAAGTCTGTATTTGGGACAAATAGCTGCTTGTGTTTCTTCTGCATTTTAGAAATGGTGCTATAAGAAAAGTCCCCGCCTTTGATAGGACAGCAGCAATTAGGCCACATGCCTTTCACCCTGATAAACTGAAACAGTTCCATTAACGAATTACAGGGGTCGGCTaggtggttcagcaggtaaaagtgttgAGGACTTGAGTCCGTCCCCTGCAACCCAAgtggtggaaaaagagaactaGGGCAAcggaaagttgtcctctgaccgctaCACCCACGCTTTGGCATGGTGCCCGCCACCATAATTTTTTaactgaaagaaaaggaaataacagcTATCTTATCCAATTGCTCTGTCATTGTCCCTTTCCTATACCTGACATTCCCCCACTTTGAATTCCACTCGCTTCCTCCGCCAAACCCAACCCAACTTGGCATTCAGATTATGtgaaaaatccaaagaatcaaacatttttgttgttttttcgagacagggtttctctgtgtagctttggagcctatcctggcaacttgctctggagaccaggctggcctcgaactcacagagatccgcctgcctctgcctccagagggctggggttaaaggagtgtgccaccaaagcccagctagaatcaaacatttttgttcataaaaaagataaacattgagCTGGGCGGTAGTGAttactttagtcccagcactcagaaggcagaagcaggtggatttctgtgagtctgagcccagcctggtttacagagggagttccagaacagccaaagtcacacagacaaacctgtctcgaaaataaaaacaaacaaccactgCAGAAAGTACATGAATATGAGTAATTTCTGCTTACTCTGAAATTTTCCCAAGTAATTGGTTGTGCAGTGATGGAAGCTTTTGTcattcttattaaaatattaaaatattttatgtgtatgagtttttgcctgcacatatgtgaaCCACATTCTTGCCTGGTGCCCATGcaagtcagaaaagggcatcagatcccttggaactggagttacacatggttgtgagttaccatgtgggtgatgggagcTGAACCTTGTCCTCTGAagtgcaacaagtgctcttaaccactgagcaatttctccagcattttttattatttaaaaaattacttgttaaacctgtgtgtgcctgagtgcatatctgtgcaccatgtatgcaGAGCCAGGAGGCCAGAAAACTGTGTTGGatctcctgtaactggagttacaaatggttgtaagctgccacgtggattctgggaattttatccatgtcctctggaagagcagccagtgctcttaaccactgagccatttccccagccctcccttttattattataaagatttatttattatttcatgggTATGAGTATTTTGgatgcatttgtgtatatgtaccacatgtatgcaatgccctcaaaggccagaagagcttgtcaattccctggaactggctttacatatggttgttagctgccacgtgggtgctaggaaccaaaccctggttctctacaagagtaacaagtgctcttaactgctgagccatctctccagactgtCATTCTTCtagtcttttctttcccttttttttttttttttttttttttttttttctttttgagacagggtttctctgtgtagctttggagcttgtcctgcaactcagtctgtagaccagattggccttgaactcacagagatctgcctgcctctgcccccaatgtgtgtgccactaccaccatgCTCATTCTTCTGTTCTTAAAATCAGTATTCTATATGATTAAGAAACGTATTattctagccaggtggtggtggcaagcacctttagctTGTCTAAGAAAAGAGGTGAGAAGTAGTTGAAATATTCACAAGAATACATTCATTCAGTGCTTTCTTTATACTCCTTAATCTGAGTGTGGGAGGCAGTCATGAAAAGAACTGCCCAAATGCCAGTGATTAACAGCCTTCGGAAAGGGCCTTGAATCAGTAAAACCTGAAGAATTATAGCCCTTCTTGGGCCATCAGGGCCACCAGTGCTGCCTGCACCTCATCTGCCTGAGTTTGGGGCAGCAGACAGTCCTGAATGAGGGCCATTGCAGCTGCCTCTGTCAAGCTGCCGAAGTCCTGGGATGTTTTAACGGGTAGGTGGCCAGCCAGCTCACAGAGCGCAACATTGAAAGCCCCACTATCCTTTATTCCAAAGCTGGACTTCCTGGCCCACAAAATGACTCGGATCCCAGTGAGGTCCGAGGAAGGTGATGCCTGCCCAGGTGGAGCTCCCCGGGTCACAAATAAGTTATGTGCAATCTCATGGTCACTCAGATAGTCAGTGGCCCGGCATACCCTGCTAATCAAGGCTTCCAGGTCAGGCCCTGGCCCACTAGTGTAAAAGAGGAAGCCAGGAGCTGGGAGGTTCTGCAGCAGATATATACAGGCTTTGGGGTCTAGAGGTGTGCTTGGGGCGCCCTCCACAGGCAGTGGGTGGGCCAGGTAGTAGCCATGCAGGTGGAGATGGTTCACAGAGGCCAAACCTCCCAGGCTGTTGAAGCCTACCCGGAAGCCTGGGTGCAAGCTCAGTAGCACAGCTTCAAGCCCGGCCCGCAGCACACCAGGCAGCAGACGTTGCGGGAGCCCATGAGCAGGCTCTGGCACCAGCAGCACATGGCCCCACTCCAGGGGGCTGACATTGATCACCACAAAGATGTCCTCTTGCTTTGAGGCAGCTGGGCCATTAGGCTCCCGTTGCAAACGGAAAAGGACTTCTCCAGGTCGGATTTTTGTGAAGTTAAACTGTTCTGGGTCAAACTCCTGCCTCACACTTTTGATATTCTGGGGGGGCCTCCTTTGTACTCCTCGCTCTATATTCAGCTGAGCTACAAACCCCACGGAACCAGGGAGGATTTGGGTTTGCAGATCTTCTAGGCGATATCGAAACAGGCCCAGTTCCACTCTCTGCTTCCATGCAGAGCAGAGGGCAGAATCAAAGCGGGACCGTGGCAGTGAGTCCAGGGTGCTGCCTGCATTCCTAGGCCACTGAACTCCCTTCCCTGCGAGGTCCTTCTGTCCATAGACAAAGTCAGGGATGCCTTGTTCCTCCCAGTCCTCGGGGTTTGGAGGGAGCAGATAGGAAGTTTCCTGTGAATCATGTGGTACAGCCATGAAGGCTACCTGAAACAATCAGAAGTGAAAAGTACATAAATACAGAGAGCAGCCTAgttccaggtttttgtttttttttttttttctttttcttttttctttttcttttttttttttttgaggcagggtttcaaaAAATCCctgtactaccaccacccagctcatcattgttattttattacttattgggttttctgagacaaggtttctctgtgtactctgtgtatccctggctttctggagctcactctgtagaccaggctggccttgaactcaagagatccttctgcctctgcctcccaagtgctgggattaaaggcatgcaccactatgccaggatatatatatatatatatgattttatttattatgtatatagcattctgcttccatgtatatctgcacatcaaaagaggacaccagatctcataacggatggttgtgagccaccatgtggttgctgggaattgaactcaggacctctggaagagcagacagtgctcttaatctctgagccatctctccagtccgccAGGCTATATTTTTAATTCAGTAAAAATACCCGgggctgttattattatttgggtacaggtgcttgccaccaaggcttacaacctgagttcaatccccaggacccacatggtggaagaagagaactgactcctctgaccttcatgtgtaCACTTGctcacatataaatacatgtaataaaaatgtaatataaaatatactttgaaCTGGGTATGGCGACACatttctttaatctcagcactcaggaagcagaggcagttgttgatcttagcactcaggaagctgaggcagaaggagctctgtgagttcagagaccAGTCCGGACTATGtattgagtcccaggacagccaggactacacagagagatcctgcctcagaataaataaatcagtccaaataaatggaaacacacagagagagaaaaggaactcTTAAAAAGTAAAGATGGATGGACTGGCAAGTGAGCTCATCcagtaaaggcgcttgctgccaagcctgatgactttaGCTCCATACCCCAAACCTACATGGTAGAcagaaagaacagactcctgaaagttcTCTTAGTTTCTCATGTGCACTATAACATGTGTATCCATGCACAAACCAGTAAgtgtaaatctaaaaatatttttaaatagagatCAATTAGGAAGATACTTAGCATCCttgggcctccacacacatgcaagtgtatgcacacatacacccaccaCACATTCACTATATACATACGTACCAGACACACACAATTAGAAGACAACATATGTATGTTTtgaaggggctgaagagacagaTAGCttagtcatgacccctttgagggcCATATATcagctatcctgcatatcaggcatttatgattcataactgtagcacAATTAGGTATGAAgttgcaacaaaataattttatggttggggatcactacaacacaaagaactgtattaaagggctgcagcattaggaaggttgagaaccaccggcTTAGTGGGCAAATGTGAAGAACTGAATTTGAATCCCCAGAAGCCAAATAGAGTTGAGCACgatacatgtctgtaattccagtgctcctGCCCTGAGATGGAAGGTGGAGACTAACACCCAAAGTTGccctatgacctccacatgtatggcAGGTGGGAGCACttgcatacacagacataaatcatACAACCCAACACTCTCtctttttatgtgtgtctctgtatatatgtgtgtgtgtatttgagggctggggatgtagttctgTAGTcaaatttttctttgggctgccagctcacaaatggACATGGAGAcataattatgaaagtttggccttagcttaggcttgtcccactagctctttttttttttttttttttttttttttttttttttttttggtttttcgagacagggtttctctgtgtagctttggagcccatcctggcagtcgctctggagagcaggctggccttgaactcacagagatccgcctgcctctgcctctgcctcccgagtgctgtgatcaaaggggTGTACCATGAACGCCCggctcccactagctcttataacttagatTAACCCATTTACATTGTGTCAGGTGGCTTGTTACTTCATCTCTCCACACATGTTGCTTCCTTGAGTCttgctggtgactctgccttcctctcagatttttctttgcttggaagtcccacctatacctcttccctagctattggccattcagctttttattacaccaatcacagcaatacactgTCACAATATCTCACgacacagctcagttggtagactgcttgcctagccttgggtttgatccccagactgagTAATCTGGGTGTGctagcacatgcctgtgatctcagcacttgggaggtgaagacaggcaaATAGAAGTTCAGCGTTGACTACacagtgaatctgaggccagcccgagctacatgagatccttctcaaaaataaagattaGCCTGAgtgtcaggggtggtgatgcacacctgagACCTCAGCATTTGTGAGGCTGTCAGGACCAACTCTATGTCCAACATAGCCTACACAGTGAGAATCTgctaagagagagaaaggggggaaggtaagggtggagggagggggaccAGCTTCAGTCTAAGTTTGGTTTCCCTCAGCTTTGCTGGTTTTTACTGGCGAACCAAAAggaaaatacccaaacaaaatgATGCACAGAAGTCAACCTAAGGTTTAATAAGTATAGAGTTCTGTTTTcctaaattaaaatacaaatggccaatattTCAAAAAGTGTTAAAAATCTTTGACCAATAGAGATCATAGTCCAGATATAGTCAAAATGACAACCAGGAATGGCCATCACAAATTCTAAAACTAAAGTAACTTGTTTTCTAGATTCTTACCTTTTTTGCCTTATGACCCCCCACTGATGGCTGGCCATGAGAGATACTTACTGATCACCTGACATTGACTCATTTGTTACTTCTGGCACTGGCCAATGCAGGCCAAAAGAGGAAGCCTTCCAACTGACCCCCAGCCCAACCTTTTCTGCCCTATATCTACTCCAGAGAGTGGGCTGGATTCTTAGACTAAAGAAGCCCCTACCTCCTGCAGGTTTTGTCATGAATAAAAGacaattattgttatttattccTGAGTCTGTTTTCCTTCTCCCCATCTTACTAAAAtgtaatccttccttccttcctttttttttaaattatttttttggtttttcgagacagggtttctctgtgtagctttggagcctatcctggctctcgctctggagaccaggctggcctcaaactcacagagatccgcctgcgtctgcctctagagtgcttggattaaaggcatgagccaccaacgcccggcccttccgtccttttttattcatttatttttgaagtcCTGGAGGATGGAAGCTGGGGCTTCAAACATGTTAGACTGAGTTACAGCCTATGctggttattttatttatgtattgtcaCTTGACACagacctagacatatctgggaagaggaaacctcaactgaggaagtGCCTTCATCATAtcggcattttcttgactgatgattgatgtgggagcccattgtgggtgatatTACCCCTGGGCTAGTGGTTCTGAGTTGAATAAGAAAGCAGTtggagcaagccatgaggagcaagccagtaagcagtgtctcTTCATGGCTCAAGTTTCTACTTCCAGGGTGATGCCTGGCCTTTACCCAGTGATGAAATTAACcagagagaccagcctggtctacaagagctagttccaggacagcctccaaagtcacagagaaaccctgtctcgaaaaacaaacaaacaaacaaaaagaatgaatctGTATAATGGATACTGGGGATACAAACCATACTCCAGGGCGGGCTCATGTCCAACACTTGATGGCCAATTCAAAACCAACTCAATAGTATTTTGGgatatttccttttttgtctcataatgctttgtttgagcttttaaaaaaattattggtcttttgcttatatatcatagtttctgggtgtgtgtgggggaatgaATCTATATTAGGttactctagagcagtggttctcaacctgcaggtcttgaccccttgggtgttgaatgaccctttcacaagggtctcttaagaccattggaaaacatagatattaGCATTACAacacataacagtagcaaaattacagttatcaagtagcaacaaaaataattttcaagatgagggtcacagcatgaggaactgtattaaagagtcaaagcattaggaagactgagaaccagtGCTCTACAGGAACAGAACTGGTGAATATACATTAAACGGGGAGTTATTAGATTGGTTTACTCAACATGGTCTGGGCAGACAAACAATGCTAGTTGCTTAGTCCACAAGGATGGGTGTCTAGGCAATTCCAATCTGGTGCTGAAGGCCTGGAGAGTTGCTGAAGAGCTGCTGGCCTTTAGTTTGAGCTGGTAGCTGGAAGAGGCTGATTCTAAAGTTAGCAAAGGAATTCCGTGGTGGCAGTAACAGGATAGACGTACTTATCAGCAAGCGAAGGCAAACAGGCCAAAAGCAGTTTCCTTCTTCCGTTTCCCTTTTGTACAGGCTACCACTCGAAGGCACTGTGCACATTCCCAATTCAAAAAATCTAGACCACCAACATTAACTGTCACAGAATgcacctttccttcctcctcccagcaGCTTGGAATCCTCGCTTTTTCACGTAGTGTAAATTTGTTCATTCGCACATGCATCTGATAATTACTTGGATGTCCTGGAGGTTAAGCGGAGAAAAGAGCAAATAAGCAGACCAACCTTAGTCTCTACAGCTGGAAGCTTGCATTTTGTGGAAGGGGTCAAAGGAGGCAAGTCAGCTGTCACGATAAAACAGCAGTAGGGATCTGTGGACAGGACCGACCTCTAAACGCCCGAGTCCTGACACATCACTAAAACTGGACTTAGGTAAAACGGAAGCCTACCTTGTCAACTGTTCCACGAATGGACGATAACTGCACAAATCCAGTGAGTGCTCAGTAAACAGCTTCAAGAGGCAGCAAGCTAAGCTACTTCTGGAAGAGTCGGCAAGGTGGCGTGGCTGCAGCTCGTGTCCAGTAAGACGGTCTGGGACTGTCCCTCTCGGCCGAGGGGCACCGGATCTCCTCCAGTCCCGGAGTGAGTCTGGAGGTTAACTGCCCCTACCCAGGACTGAGGTCTCCAGCACCTGCTCTAGGTGAGGCGGATACATCTCAAGACTCCACAAGCAGACGCATCCTGGAACACAGGGAGGAGCGTGGTGTCCCCCGACGCAGGCGCAGTCTGCACCACGTGCGCGCGGCGCGACTAGCCACGCCCCTCTGGAGGCGGGGCCGTGCGGCCTGGGCCCCGCCCCTGCGCGTCCGGCTCCTCCCCGGGCCCTGCCTCCAGCTCGCCTGGGCCCGCGGGGAGCCGGGAGCCGGCTGGCTGAACCTTGCCAAGGGTGCCAGGGCACTGTACGCAGGGGCGGGCCCGGGGGCGGAGGCCCGGCAGCGGTTGCTGTGGGAACGGGGCGGGGACGCGGCCCCGAGGACGGAAGTGAGAAAGTTGCCGGAGTCCCGGGGAGAGTTGGCGGAGCTGTGCGCGCATCGCAGCGATGGGAGGCTCGGGCAGTCGCCTGTCCAAGGAGCTGCTGGCCGAGTACCAGGTGCGCGGGGCTCCAGTTCTCGCGGAACTCGCGTGCGGGCCCGCGCCGGGTAGTGGGGTTCGGAAGCCGGCGGCGGGGAGGCCGTGGATTTTGGGCGGCTCGCCGACCCTTGTCTGGATTTGTCTTTCAGGATCTGACGTTTCTGACCAAGCAGGAGATCCTCCTGTAAGTGCTGTCCCAACCCCCGTCCCCCGCCCTCCACCGCGGGATTGCGGGGGGGTGGCCTTTGGGGGTGCTGTCCTAGTGGGGGACGGACTGGCCACCTCTCCTTTGAGGATGGGGTCGGGTTTCACAGAAATCAAGATCAGCGGATCTGGAACCAGAGGCCCGGAGTGCAAGTTTCGCCTGTGCTT
The DNA window shown above is from Cricetulus griseus strain 17A/GY chromosome 3, alternate assembly CriGri-PICRH-1.0, whole genome shotgun sequence and carries:
- the Gdpgp1 gene encoding GDP-D-glucose phosphorylase 1; this encodes MAVPHDSQETSYLLPPNPEDWEEQGIPDFVYGQKDLAGKGVQWPRNAGSTLDSLPRSRFDSALCSAWKQRVELGLFRYRLEDLQTQILPGSVGFVAQLNIERGVQRRPPQNIKSVRQEFDPEQFNFTKIRPGEVLFRLQREPNGPAASKQEDIFVVINVSPLEWGHVLLVPEPAHGLPQRLLPGVLRAGLEAVLLSLHPGFRVGFNSLGGLASVNHLHLHGYYLAHPLPVEGAPSTPLDPKACIYLLQNLPAPGFLFYTSGPGPDLEALISRVCRATDYLSDHEIAHNLFVTRGAPPGQASPSSDLTGIRVILWARKSSFGIKDSGAFNVALCELAGHLPVKTSQDFGSLTEAAAMALIQDCLLPQTQADEVQAALVALMAQEGL